AAACACTTCAATATCAATGAGGTGGTAGTAGAGCTAGTACATGGATTATCCCAAAGGTTTCATCCGTCTTCCTCACACCAAATGGTCACTATCCATGTGCCATAATGGAGAAGATAAGTTCCgctctaaattttttattatattcaatttcatacatgAATATGATAATTTGTTTATGGTTATTGGGAAGGtaatcaaagacaatgatgGAATTTTGGATGCTATAAAGCGTTGTGGTTCAAGGAAAAGTGAGCGAAGATATTACAATCATCAACTGTGGGGAAGTTAAGGATGGCGATAATGGAGGGGCTTAGACCTCGACATGAGGTTttctatgtgtttttttttaattgctaGTTTCTCTGCTTTCTTTTGGTGCttaatttccattttttttttctttcagtgtttttcttttctttcctttctatGTCGTTCGAAGGTATGCTGTTGTTTGAATTTTATGCAATAAAATGGTcagttaataatttattttaatgatTTTATGATGTTCTTAATTTTTAACTTATTATTTTACTGTATAAAATTCAAGCAACAGCATACTTTACAACGGCATaaaggaaataaaagaaaaataccgaaagaaaaaaaaacacaaaaaattaaGCACCAAAAGAAAGCAGAGAAAGAAGCAATTATAAAAAACACAGAAAACCTCATGCCAAGGTTGAAGCCACTCTATTATCGCCATCCTTAACTACCCTTCAGTAGATGATTGTAATATCTTTGCTCACTTTTCCTTGAAGTGAACCATATAACTCTATAGCATCCAAAATTTCATCAGTCTTCAATTACCTTCCCAATAACAACAAACAAATTATCATATTCAAGTATGTCATTGAATGTAATAAAAAACTTAGAGAGGGAACTTATCTTATTCATCACGGCACATGGACAGTGACCATTTGGTGTGAGGAAGACGGATGACACATTTGGGATAATCCATATATTGGCTTAAGTACCATATCATTGATATTGAAGTGTTTATATttatttgctatttttttttttttggataactGATGGTATATGGGAAACCCCTTTGATATAGATGTTTTCCCTCAAGGCTCTGCACCATAATGAATGTCCCCTCCCCCAACTGCCTCCCCTGACCATTTTTGTAATTTGCATTCCCTTATAATCAAGCGGATAACCAAAAGCTCACACCCTTTTCTCCTTTGTGCAAAATGCATATGGAAGTTCTCAACAAATAGAGGAACGACATCATTCCTTAGCTGCATAACCACTCTCCCTACTTTCTGCTACCCAATTTGTATTAGAAAAAACAATTTTGAGTTCAATTTTGGCTATGTAGATCACTGGGTGTGAGAGATATAGGTGTGTGTGATTAGATATGAgagtgaaagaaaaatgagcTGAGATAAAGTGAGGTTGAGGGACAGTTATATAGGGAAATGAAAGCAAGCCAAGCAAAACCAAGCATGCAGACGGACGATAACAATAAAACAAGGGGTTGAAGCCGAGCTAAGCTGCTCTACAGGCTCAGGAATGTGATAATACATGTTTAAATAGAATCATTTGATACCATTATCTAAGTATTTAACATGCAACCAAGCCAAACCGTCTGTTTTTcccttacattttttttttttgtagcaaGCCTTTTCATTATTTGATATCGTAATATATTACACAAGGTGCAAAATCATACATTAATCTAGTCCTAGTGATCTTCTACTTCCTATTTTGATCAACGTTGTTCACTTATTAATATTAGTTGATATATTTTGAAGAATTGTGatattatttgtattttgaaCATCATTTTACACTTGAAACTACTTATACGTTGAGTTAATGAATGAGCATTCCAGTTAATCATTTTCTACATATTATTTAACTAAGGAGATTACCATGGTCATTACCAAATTGACAGGAAAGAAGTTTACTTATATATTGCCTCTTAAAATAAGGGTATAGTATGCAAATACACTTTCATGCATTTTAACTTTTTAGTACAACAATACTAATTTTTTTGAAATACTACCTTAATTGCATCCCAATTTTGCATCCCAATTTCTCCAATTGGGACACCAAACAAGAAGCCATATAATATATTTGGATATAAGGAAAATACTTATTATGGATGATAAAAATGTGCTCTTAAGAAAAAGGCTTATTACATTCATCAtcacatattgttgaataaatCTCACATACTTAATCTTAATAAACCTCACATATTTTTCTATAATACCATCACACCCCTACATTTTCAACATACACCGTACATTTTCCACAACACTTGCACCCCACATTTTTTATGCATCTTCACATcttatagtttttattttttattttataaattaaattgacTTAGGAGTAAACCCTCTCTGAGAATCATACAGCTCAATTATTTGCTAAAAATCATACACCTCAAAGTGAAAATTATTTGAAATAACAGGCTTAAATAAATATTGGGTAGTATGGTTTCTTGGGGGAATCACAAGCAAGTATttgggaagaaagaaaaaaagcccTCCTATGAATTAATTTAAGCCTATTACATTGTAACCCAGACTGAGCTGATAACACAGACTTGTAGCTTAAAATCCATAAGTATATTAGAAAGGCttaaataacacaaacttaTGGCCTAAATAAGGCATATATTTTGGGAAGCAAAAGCAAGCTTAAATAATTACCGATGTCTGTTTTTTagtacaatgatatatttttacactattgAATGGGAAGTTTGgctatgacacaccccgactcggaatgtccacctggacaTCCGAATCGCGATGTGCTAGCCAAGACTTGGAAGTGACTAAATTAGAGTGTGCATGTGAGCGGAGATTGAACCCATATCACAtaagtgatgtcagagcatagatAAATTGCAATAAAAAAAGAGTATAGATATTTATACCGAAAATAGAAGTCTCCTACGTACTAGCTTTACCAACAATCCTCATTGTCATGAAACCTCTGCGACTAAAATCATGAACGggcaaaaaacaagggtgagtaaAGTTTTCTAAAACCTTTTCAAAAAATGTAACCCCTGCAAACCAAGTATATGGTACCCTGCAGCAAAAGTGAGTCAAAAATGTAGGGCACAACAAGAAGGTATCTCAATATTAAATCACAAACCGTAAATCAATGCTAATTCATTTATGTAGGCACATAAGTCCATTGCAAAGGTATTCAAACAATGGAACAGGCACATGACTTTGTATTAGAACTTCACCAGAAATTGAGGTAATTCATCAGAGCATCAACACAGACGAAATCGAGTCAAATCCTCTCCGGATTCGACAAGACTCGCCAAATTTTCTTGCCGGAGCTAGGGAAATGCACAGAGGGTTTCCCAGGGTTAAAACCTTCGAATCTCAACTCGAATATAACATATAAGGGTTTTAGGACATTACCTCAGATGAGGAACTCGTCGGAGTTCCGTCGGAGAAGCTTGCCGAAAACTGGAGATTCGAAGAACACAGCATGCATGAATAAATAGTCCCCAACTCAATGAATTTAACTTCcaaaatcttagaaaatacaatCTAAGAAACTCAGGGACTTACCTAAAACATATTAAGGTACAATTGGGGGCGGGGGGAATCGAATCCACTTCGGATTCGACGGATTTCCTTCGAACACACCCGAGCCTCACCTGAGTTCGAGTTTCAGAGATTTGaagctctcggcttcaatggCAGAACACACAGAGGTGTTCTAATAATGCATGCAAGGTTACACCTGAGTGAGGGTTCTCCGTCAGTGCTAAAGAGAGAGTGTCGAGAGACAAAGAGAGTTTTAGAAGAGAGTTCCGCAAATCATGAGGGAAGAAGTTGAGTGGgtaaagagagaagagagaaccggttttaaaaaaaaaaacaaaaatgatggTGGTGTCTGTGTGAGTTGATGGGACACAACAAGGGGTTTTCAAAacccaacaaaataaaattttttttccttcccacTTGCATCGGTTAGTACATGCAGGTAATAACTCCGCAAAAGGCAGATTTCAGTGTCCCAAAAACAACCAGCACGCTGCACAAGAAAATTTATCTCaggtaaatttaaattaattcgAAAATAACTTGATCgttataattttggattaagTTTTGTTTATGGTCACGTAAGTATCATTTATGTAAATAATTTATTACTCTTATTGATTAGAAGAAGATTAAGGCAAAAAATACGAATGGGAGATTGATGTAAGCCAGAACTTCAGAACACCAAGCACATGGACTACCTTGACTCAGATGTcctgtttaattttttatcagtGGTCATTCATGATTCACCGGTGGAGATATTTGGTCAGCTATCTCCCTTGTTGGAGATATTATGATTCTGCCTACCCTATCCTGGGATTCCCATCTCTCCACCCCCTATACAATTTTCCGACAAGTTGaaataaaggtttttttttttttagtaaccATTGAAAAATGCCTACAGACTCCCACTGATAAGAGAAAGGAACGtttgttttacaaaaaaaaaaaaaaaaaaaagagaaagtttGCACACTTAAGCACGCAAAAGATCAAGACATTTATACATGCATACCTATGCTTGTGCAaactttccttccttttttttttggataaaagaaaagaaaacaaacgtttcttttcttttatcagTGAGAGTCCATAAGCATTTTTCAATGgctacaaatttttttttttgggtaaaacaAAAGTTCCTTTCTTGTATCAGTGAGAGTCTGAAGGCATTTTTCAAtggataaggattgtctgccttaCATTTTCCATGTCCTTTCATGCTCTCTTATTTTGTGttgtcacggttaagtcacgttaatattttatattattttttttataaaaataataagacaaaaataaatagtaatataaaatgttgacataacTTAACCATGACTACACAAACAGAAAGACATGAAAAAAGGAAGAGCAGACAATCCTTGGCCTTTTTCAAtggctacaaaaaaaaaaaactcattatTTCAGCTTGTCGGAAAATTGTATAGGGGGAGGAGGGATGGGAACCCCAGGATGGATGGGTGTAGGCAGAATCATAATATCTCCAACAAGGGAGTTAGCTGACCAAATATCTCCACCGGTGAATCATGAATGACCACTGATAAAAAATTAAGCAGGACATCTGAGTCAAGCTTAGTCCCATGTGCTTGTGTGTTATGGCTTACATCAATCTGCCATTACTATTTTTGCCTATCTTCTTCTgatcaacaaaattaataaattatttacATGATGGTACTCATTTTTACGAAGCAAACGAATTTAATTCGAAATTATAATGATTAAGTTATTTTCAAAATAGTGTAAATTTAGCTGAGATAAAGCCTAATTTTCTTGTGTGTGCACCACTGCATGGTTGTTTTTGGAAAACTGAAATCTGCCTTTTTGCGGAGTTATTACCTGCATGTACTAACCGATGCAagtgggaagaaaaaaaatattttattttgttaggTTTTGAAAacggattgtctgccctcctaggtgttgtgcccttccatgccttcttattttgtgcggtcacggttaagtcacgtcaatattttatattaatttttaatgaaataataagacaaaaaataataaaaatataaaatattaacgtggcttaaccgtgatcgcacAAAATAGAAGAACATGGAAAGGACAACACAGGGCAGACATTCCTTCTCCTTTGAAAACCCCTTGTTGTGTCCCATCAACTCACACACATCAGcctcatttttgttttttttcaaaaccggttctctcttctccctctacCCACTCAACTTCTTCCCTCATGATTTGCAGAACTCTCTTCTAAAACTCTCGTTCTCTCTCGACATTCTCTCTTTAGCACTGAGAGAGAATATTTCGGCAAACCAATATCGAAAACTATAGCGAAATCCCTTTATAATTAATAACCATTGCTTATTTATACGTTAGGCTAGGGCAATGTGCCCATTCTTTGGGCTTGAGTTGAAGTAGAACAGTAGCAAATTCCTACAAATATTGAATGCAGTAAGAAACAGACACATACATATAAACTCAACCTAAGCATATAACAACTCAGTTTCTAATGGCATATTTGGTTTCAAATTTAACAAATTGAGGCAGAAAAAAAAGAGATACACCCTTAAGTGTTGGTGGTGAGATTGCATTTTTATTTGATGTAGTTCTTACTGCATTGGATATTTGTAGGAATTCACTACTGTTCTACTTCAACTCGAGCCCAAAGAATGGGCACATTGCCCTAGCCTACCGTATAATCAAGCAATGCTTATTAATTATAAAGGAATTTCACTTAGTTTTCGATGTTGTTTTGCCGAAATATTTACCGTATAATTGCTTTAATTATCTTCTGTAACTTTTCAAGCCACCTTGATTGCAATCCCAATCCGGTAAATGCGCAATGTTTAGTGAGTTGTATTTAAtaatcattaaaaaatatatatataactgcTCATGCACATTGCATGCTCAAAGGATACACATGTCCTGCACACTAAATGCTCAatacatgcacatgatatgcacaCTACATACTGAAACATGCACATGGCAAGACAAACACCGATCTGCTAAGTACTAAAATTACGATAACATTTAACCGAATAAACCACAAACTGtacaaaacttaaaacaaaaccgAATTGCAAAAGTTAACCAAATAAATGCAGTCAAATAAATGTTGTCCAACTTTGGTTCGGACAATTACCAAACGATAAGCTCAAGACCAAATCTGTTTCCATACAAATCAACTAATGCAATAGCAACTACTGATAGTTGTAAGAGTAAAAATATGGCACGAAAGGACTCATGCCGGCACATCCTTGTCCTGGTATCATATTCCATAGGCCTGATTAAACTTGGCTATCTAACTCCTTCAGTCTTCCGCCACTTCATCCTCAAATTCAAGAGTTCGCTGTATACATAGCtgtcaaaacattaaaaacgCCAACAAATGAGCAGGATTTGAAGGCCATGAGAATGGATATCAAATGACAACTACAGTGAAGATTTAAAAGCATCCGTTGGTTGATTGCTCAATGCCCTGTACCTCTCCTTGTCCTTGTAGTACATTGTACATATATACAgtcgcgagagagagagagagaggtgattGAGTGATGATTCGATCAAAGGTGAGAGATGGTAGCTGGTACTGGTGCTTCTGCtttcttagagagagagagaacctaaCACGTTCAGTCTTGGACTTGTTGACATAGATCAACCCTAGACTAGTATTACTAGTAACTACTATGAGAGGGCTTGCTCCATGTGTGGTCATTTCTACATAGAGACCCATCAACTCAACTCAATTCTTAAACAAAAAATGGATGTACAATTTAAGTCCAATTAAAAAGATAGTCATGACACATGGGAAATTTAACAGCTATCCATGGATATTTTCTGTTTGGCTAGTGAAGTGGGTTGGGAACCAAGCAAGCTTCCACTGGTTTAATGAGTGACTTCTTgaatttgaatataatattgcATTTCAATTGAATCTAAAATTACATCATCTCAAACACATGTACTTAGTCAGGTTCAAACCACACAAGAACGTGAGGCATTTTTTCTTTCAAGATTGTCTTGGTGCTAAAACTAAAAGGGTTTGGTAGGGCATCAATGCAGTTGGGTCATGCATGCAGCAAAATCAAGTTATTGATCTTTCAATTCATAAACAGGCCCTTCAGTTTATGTGCCACACAAAAGTTGTACAGCATACAAACTCATACAATTCGATTTTTTTCCAATcatcatctctctttctctttgctgCTTTTAAAGTACCTAAAAATTAATATGAAATAACACCATGCATGCTATAGACTCATAAAAAAGGGATggaagaaggagaaaggaaAGGATTTTTGGAAGGTAGCGAGTAAAAAACCCAACAACTTGAAGAAGAGGGTTATCCACCAACCACCCCTTACCAATTATTTATACTTATGATGTGTTATCCACgctctttgttaatttatgtcatttgatattctttaatttatttaattcgaCAACCGCAAATTGAGATGAGCGATTCATCaatgtatttatttttagtatttaaATGTAGGTAATTAACATTTAGGCCGTTCATAGTGCACCATAAATTTAAGATAAATAGAAAGCTATGCCTACAGGTTGCTCTGAGTTCGCAGGTTACTTCATGTGCATCTGCTAGCTCACATTAGATGCAATTAGGCATGCACTTGCTCCAAGTACACTGCCATGTCTGTTCCTTTTTCTCAAATTGTTCaacttctttgtttcttttgatTGAGAGGATCAAATTCACTTTACGAGATCAAGAGGGCGTGGCAGACTGAGCATTTGCACTCCATCTATGATCCTACCTGCTGTGTAATATCCTACGATTTCATATGATATCTCACACTTGCACCTCTCTTTTTCTTAAGGGCACATTTTATCATCCATAATAAGCCTTTTTCCTTAAATCCAAATATGTTATATAGCTTCTTCTTTGGTGTTCCAATTGGAGAAAAACTAGGATTCAATTAAGGtgatatttcaaaaaaaatagtattgttatactaaaaagttaaaatacATGAAAGTGTATACTTTTGCTTACTATACCATTATTTTAAGAGGCAATGTATATAAGTAAACTTCTTTCCTGCCAATTTGGCAATGGTCATGGTAATCTCCTTAGTTAAATAATATGTAGAAAATGTTTAACTGGAATGCTCATTCATTAACCCAACGTATAAGTAGTTTCAAGTGTAAAATAATGTTCAGAATACAAATAATATCACAATTCTCCAAAATACATCAACTAATATTAACATGTCAACAAAAGTCTATGATTTCGCCTCATATgacattttcgtaaattcatacTTCGAATTATAAAAACCGTGAAATTTTGAGACGGGTTGTTACTTGTTACATCAAGAATAGAGGAGAAAATAACGGTGAGTATGAAATTAAGAACATATATTAAAGGCATATATCATTGGTTTCGTCTCAAACATTTCGTCCACAGGAGGCAGCGTCTGTACAAAACGCACAGCGAGGTGAGTGAATCATTTCGTCGAACACCTTGCGTGCAAATATTCAGAGTCAAATTAAGAACATATACTAAAGGCATATATCATTGGTTTCGTGTGTGAGAGAGTGACAGAGAATGAGAAAgtgaaagaggagagaggaaatAGGTCATACTAGATTAGGCTTGTAGAGATTGTGGACGACGGAGGCCCCTGCGAGAAGAGAAGCCACAACGACGACGGAGGACCAAGCCAGAGATGGAGTGCCCGTTGGCGGCCTCCCTCCCCCAAATTCCCGATTCATCCCTAACCTAACACAACACAATCGGCGGCGGCGCCTCAATTGAGATTCCGgcgcctttttttttctctcgctctctttttgttttttatgtaaTTCCCGCccgcggtttttttttttttttccctagcACGCGCGACGTGTTCTCTTAATGGGCTTCAAGCGAACTTCATTTTCCTTGGTGTAATTAGggccttttaattttttgtttgtatggCCCAcgtaacaaaaagaagaaattctTTTGTTGGTTTACTTTCTTCTCCACTTCCGGATTATAATCGAACGGTAGGTGATCATAATTTTCTTGGATCATAGGGCATGGGAGAAAGAGACTGATATTGGAGAAAAATTAGATAACTAGATTAATTGGTGACCTAGAAATAGACAATTTTGAACTTTCAATTATCAAGAAACCTTGCagaatcattaaaaaaaaaaaagatagatgGAGAACGTTTAAATGAGAAGGTTACTCGCctttttgaaattgaaaaggaatCTGTTTTTTTACTAGCATCCCAATTTAATTTTATGCTTACACAACTAGCTCCAAAGGTGTAGTGCAACATTTTCGAAATTTCATATAACTTTTCACCCGCATATTCTAATTCATGATTTCTTAAGTGTTTACCAATacacaaaataaagaaatatatgAGTTTTACATGACAATTTGTAATTCAATACATGAAAACCCATGATTTAGATTCATTAGGGGCCACTTGATCTCATACACGTTCattttttctcttattttcgAATTCCCCGATATGTAGACACGCATAACTCATTATATTATCGAACCCACTTAGTTTTGTGTATctaaaaagaacaaaaacatcTATAAGCACAACAGAAGAATGTCAAGAAACAAGAGGAGCAATAAAGAATGAAACCATGTCGGAACAGGTTGATTTAATCAATTAGCATAAGCGAACCCAATTTATAGAGGGTTCAATAAATCTCTCTCATTACACAAGCACAGCCCACAGGCTCATTTCTTCCACACagattaaaaaatattatacaAGAAATTAGCATTGTTTGGTGCATATGCATCTACGGCGGAAGCCACGGCATTGTCCTCCACTGGAGCCCTCTAATTTGCAGGTGTCTACGCAGTTGTTTGTGAAGAAGCACACTCCCTTGAACTTGCTACTCGGATGAGAATCGCACTTCTTTTTCTCAGCTGCTCCCTTGCTAGTCATGCCACTCCTTCCCTCAGCGGCCATTGGCCCCATCTCTGTCAAATTCAAACTCATTAAAACGACATCAATCTTTAGTTTAAGATCATATTAAATAAGAAAGGAGATAAGTTCGAGATTGTTTATGGAAGGCTAAAAGTACATTCTAACAATAAAATACGCTTCTAATTATGTTTGAtagaaaaatttataaaatattttgAGTCGTGAAAATGGAAGTACttcattttcaataaaaaattgtacatatttaaaataaaacgcAAAAGCGTGTATTAGCACAATTGCTTCTTTCATACCAGTAGTGATCAAAAGCAAGATGAGAACGAAAGCAGCTGAAACAAAACGCATTGAGGGCTCCATCTTTGATCTGTGCGCACGTGTATATGTGAGTGTGTGCTTGTGTATGAAATAAAGAGCAAATTTTGCTAATGCAAAGAACTATAACCATGCATGGCTTATATAGGGAAAGAAGATCCATCTCCGAAAACGAAGCTTAGCTCCATAGCCAAAATAAGCAGTTGAAAAATTCCAACTTAAAGAGGCACCACAAACCAACTTCCTATTTTTGTGAACTAACTTTCAGCTTCATAATTTAGGTTACTGTAACCTACGTACATTTTTGCATTTGGGTGgtgttattcacacatttttacctctcacatttttctctcaatttttagttttcggaTCGAATGTCATGAAGAAAGATTaatagacaaaaattaataaatatgtaACATAGATAAAAAGGGACGTGTGAATAACACTACATTTTTCATGTACATATGACCtttttaacaaaaagaaaactaatgaaaagggtttgaaaactttgagttttaatgataaggacaaaataaagggtaaagtgaatagtaccatgattgactttttagtgtaaaaatgtggtttttcgttaaagtgaacagtatcgggtgattttcgttaaagttccctttaacaAAACCATAATATAGTACACTTCCCCTTGATCAAtttcattctttctttcttggtcCCCATTAATGAAAGGtacaccaaaaaaataaagaccTATATAAAAAGGTTAATGCGAGTGCTGTATATATGATTTAATTTCCATCTACAAATTCCATTCCACTTTTTTGGTTACATATACATAACACCATTTTAACAAGCTTATAACAGTTAAGATTTCAAACTTAGGGTTAGAAACTTggaatgatattattaataaatataatttcttaAAAATGCATACTATAGCAATAGCATACAGAAGTGGGAGAAAatatgaaagtgtttttaaaaaatatgtggAATAGTCTTTTAAAATATGACTGAAAGGTCAAGGGTTCGAGTCGTGGAAGTAGTCTCTTTGCAAAGCAAGGATAAGATTGTGTACGATAAACTTTCTCGTCCCTCCGACCCTCGCAAATCAGATGTCTTATTGGCTTAAGGTCACCCTTTTTCGTCATTTAAAATAAGAAAGTGTTTTAAAATGTTAACAAGAAAATATTATCTTAAAGAACTATTTcttctaaaataaaattaaaaatagggaactttaacgaaaaactcccggttcactttaacgaaaaaccacatttttacactaactATGAAGTCTTTCaagtcatttttcattagttttcctataaaaatATTAAGTATTTCCTTAAAAGATGCTTAAGCAACTCCGAACCCTTTTCATAATATTTTCTGGCGCATCAATCTCCCCTTGTCCTACATATTATTACTGGTTGAAGAGTCGAAAGAACTTAATACAACCGAAGGTTTGAACAAAAAGTTCCATCTGACACCGACAATGTGACTTAACAATCTTTGTGATACAAACTAAAGTAATGTGTTGAATTCACACTTAGTGGATTTCTTTTTCAACAATTCCTTGTCAAAACAGAGAAAATTAAGTTTCGCTATTAGCATTCCACAATAATTATCTTGCACTCTTCCTTGATTAAAAGTCAATAATCGAAAGAGGAGTTTGTGATGATGTCTGGAATATTAATAACAACCCCAGAGAAAAGGATAGGAGATAATAGGTGATTAAAAATATGTAAGGTATTGTGAAAACACTGCACAAGACATAAGAATAATGATCCATGCATGATCATTCAATTTATTAGCAAAAGTGAATACAGGATCATATCAATTGATCTCATTACACAAGTATGATCCATATGCAGTTTACATTTCTTTTAACAAATCAATTAGCACTTTTTGGTGCACATGCATCTACGGCGGAAGCCCTTGCATTTGCCTCCATCGAATTTCTCTCTTGCGCAGGTGTTTGCACAGTTGTTAGACGAAAAGCACATCCCCTTGAACTTGCCGCTCGCAGCCTCACAGGTTCTTTTCTCAACTTCCTTGCTTGATTTGGACTTTGCCTCAACACCCATTGGCCCCATCTCTATCAAATCcaatttcatcaagtataaagatcatttttttatttgttgttgaataagatgttttattcaaaacaccataagaaattaattaataaaaagagaTATAATTACCGGTAGTGGCCAAAAGCAGGACAAGAACGAAGGCAGCAGAAACAAGGCGCATTGAATGCTCCATTTTTATTTGTGTGTATGTGAATGTGTGCTTGATTTATGTGTTTGTGTATGACTTATTATATAGGGATCGAG
The nucleotide sequence above comes from Malus sylvestris chromosome 16, drMalSylv7.2, whole genome shotgun sequence. Encoded proteins:
- the LOC126608122 gene encoding defensin-like protein 1, which gives rise to MEHSMRLVSAAFVLVLLLATTEMGPMGVEAKSKSSKEVEKRTCEAASGKFKGMCFSSNNCANTCAREKFDGGKCKGFRRRCMCTKKC
- the LOC126608121 gene encoding defensin Ec-AMP-D1-like, coding for MEPSMRFVSAAFVLILLLITTEMGPMAAEGRSGMTSKGAAEKKKCDSHPSSKFKGVCFFTNNCVDTCKLEGSSGGQCRGFRRRCICTKQC